The following are encoded in a window of Pseudomonas sp. St316 genomic DNA:
- the mlaE gene encoding lipid asymmetry maintenance ABC transporter permease subunit MlaE, translating to MRKKSLLERIRLFGRSGIDVVAVLGRSSLFLMHALLGRNSTGGGFGLLVKQLHSVGVMSLVIIVVSGIFIGMVLALQGFSILSSYGSEQAVGQMVALTLLRELGPVVTALLFAGRAGSALTAEIGNMKSTEQLSSLEMIGVDPLKYIVAPRLWAGFISLPVLAMIFSVVGIWGGSWVAVDWLGVYEGSYWSNMQNSVDFLDDVLNGVIKSAVFAFVVTWIAVFQGYDCEPTSEGISRATTKTVVYASLAVLGLDFILTALMFGDF from the coding sequence ATGCGCAAGAAATCACTGTTGGAAAGAATTCGCCTGTTCGGCCGCTCCGGCATCGATGTGGTGGCGGTACTGGGCCGTTCCTCGCTGTTCCTGATGCATGCATTGCTCGGTCGCAACTCGACTGGCGGCGGTTTTGGCCTGCTGGTCAAGCAGTTGCACTCGGTGGGCGTGATGTCCCTGGTGATCATCGTGGTCTCCGGGATCTTCATTGGCATGGTGCTGGCGCTGCAAGGCTTCAGCATTTTGTCCAGCTACGGTTCGGAGCAGGCGGTTGGGCAGATGGTTGCGTTGACGTTGCTGCGTGAACTCGGCCCCGTGGTCACCGCGCTGCTGTTCGCCGGGCGGGCCGGTTCGGCGCTGACGGCTGAAATCGGTAACATGAAGTCCACCGAGCAATTGTCCAGCCTGGAAATGATCGGTGTCGACCCGCTCAAGTACATCGTCGCCCCGCGCTTGTGGGCCGGTTTCATTTCCCTGCCGGTGCTGGCGATGATTTTCAGCGTCGTGGGGATCTGGGGCGGCTCGTGGGTGGCCGTCGACTGGCTGGGGGTCTATGAAGGTTCCTACTGGTCGAACATGCAAAACAGCGTCGACTTCCTCGACGATGTCCTCAATGGCGTGATCAAAAGTGCCGTATTCGCTTTCGTCGTGACCTGGATCGCCGTGTTTCAAGGCTATGACTGTGAGCCCACGTCAGAGGGGATCAGCCGTGCCACAACCAAGACCGTGGTGTACGCCTCGCTGGCGGTCCTGGGCCTCGACTTTATTCTGACCGCCTTGATGTTTGGAGATTTCTGA
- a CDS encoding BolA family protein, which translates to MQAVEVKSFLEGKLPGTQVEVEGEGCNFQLNVISDELAALSPVKRQQSIYAHLNPWIADGSIHAVTMKFFSSAAWAERT; encoded by the coding sequence ATGCAGGCTGTAGAAGTGAAGAGCTTCCTTGAAGGAAAGCTGCCTGGTACGCAGGTGGAAGTTGAAGGCGAAGGCTGCAACTTCCAGCTGAACGTGATCAGCGATGAACTGGCGGCGTTGAGCCCAGTGAAGCGTCAGCAGAGCATCTATGCCCATTTGAACCCATGGATTGCCGATGGCAGCATCCACGCGGTCACGATGAAATTTTTCAGCAGCGCGGCTTGGGCCGAGCGCACCTGA
- the murA gene encoding UDP-N-acetylglucosamine 1-carboxyvinyltransferase, with amino-acid sequence MDKLIITGGVRLDGEIRISGAKNSALPILAATLLCDGPVTVANLPHLHDITTMIELFGRMGIEPVIDEKLSVEIDPRTIKTLIAPYELVKTMRASILVLGPMVARFGEAEVALPGGCAIGSRPVDLHIRGLEAMGAVIDVEGGYIKAKAPEGGLRGANFFFDTVSVTGTENIMMAAALAKGRSVLQNAAREPEVVDLANFLIAMGAKISGAGTDTITIDGVARLHSATYKVMPDRIETGTYLVAAAVTGGRVKVKDTDPTILEAVLEKLKEAGAEVTCGEDWIEVNMHGKRPKAVNVRTAPYPAFPTDMQAQFISLNAIAEGTGAVIETIFENRFMHVYELHRMGAKIQVEGNTAIVTGTEKLKGAPVMATDLRASASLVISALVAEGDTLIDRIYHIDRGYECIEEKLQMLGAKIRRVPG; translated from the coding sequence ATGGATAAACTGATTATTACCGGCGGTGTTCGTCTTGATGGCGAAATCCGTATTTCCGGGGCAAAGAACTCCGCCCTGCCGATCCTGGCCGCGACCCTGCTGTGCGATGGCCCGGTGACCGTGGCCAACCTGCCGCACCTGCACGACATCACCACGATGATCGAGCTGTTCGGCCGCATGGGCATTGAGCCGGTGATCGACGAGAAGCTCAGCGTCGAGATCGATCCGCGTACCATCAAGACCCTGATCGCCCCGTACGAGCTGGTGAAAACCATGCGTGCGTCGATCCTGGTACTGGGTCCGATGGTCGCTCGCTTCGGTGAGGCTGAAGTTGCACTGCCTGGCGGTTGCGCCATCGGTTCGCGTCCGGTGGACCTGCACATTCGCGGCCTGGAGGCCATGGGTGCGGTCATCGACGTCGAAGGCGGCTACATCAAGGCCAAGGCGCCGGAAGGCGGCTTGCGTGGCGCGAACTTCTTCTTCGATACCGTCAGCGTGACCGGTACCGAGAACATCATGATGGCTGCGGCACTGGCCAAGGGTCGCAGCGTGTTGCAAAACGCCGCGCGCGAGCCTGAAGTGGTCGACCTGGCGAACTTCCTGATCGCCATGGGCGCCAAGATCAGCGGTGCTGGCACCGACACCATCACCATCGATGGCGTCGCGCGTCTGCATTCGGCCACTTACAAAGTGATGCCGGACCGGATCGAAACCGGTACCTACCTGGTGGCTGCTGCCGTCACCGGTGGCCGCGTCAAGGTCAAGGACACCGATCCGACCATCCTCGAAGCCGTCCTGGAGAAACTCAAGGAAGCCGGTGCTGAAGTCACCTGCGGCGAAGACTGGATCGAAGTGAACATGCACGGCAAGCGGCCAAAAGCCGTCAACGTGCGGACCGCTCCGTACCCGGCGTTCCCGACTGACATGCAGGCGCAGTTCATCTCCCTCAACGCCATTGCCGAAGGCACGGGTGCTGTGATCGAGACGATCTTCGAAAACCGCTTCATGCACGTCTACGAACTGCACCGCATGGGCGCCAAGATCCAGGTCGAAGGCAACACTGCCATCGTCACTGGCACCGAGAAGCTCAAGGGCGCGCCAGTGATGGCCACCGACCTGCGGGCTTCGGCCAGCCTGGTGATCTCGGCCCTGGTTGCCGAAGGCGATACCCTGATCGACCGCATCTACCACATCGACCGTGGCTATGAGTGCATCGAAGAAAAACTGCAGATGCTCGGCGCCAAGATCCGCCGCGTGCCGGGCTAG
- a CDS encoding ABC transporter substrate-binding protein, whose product MISILRRSLLVLLAALPLMANAVAAPSAHEIIQDTTTRLLADLSANKEKYKQDPGAFYEALNGIVGPVVDADGISKSIMTVKYSRKASPAQMTRFQENFKRSLMQFYGNALLEYNNQGITVSPAKDESGTRTSVDMQVKGNNGAIYPVSYTLEKINDEWKVRNVIINGINIGKLFRDQFADAMQRNGNDLDKTINGWAGEVAKAKEVAEDAKEKQAQ is encoded by the coding sequence ATGATCTCTATCTTGCGACGTAGCCTGTTGGTGTTGCTCGCGGCGCTGCCGTTGATGGCTAACGCTGTGGCTGCTCCTTCGGCCCATGAAATCATCCAGGACACGACGACCCGGCTGTTGGCGGACCTTTCCGCCAACAAAGAGAAATACAAGCAGGACCCCGGCGCGTTTTATGAGGCACTGAACGGCATCGTCGGCCCCGTGGTCGACGCCGACGGCATCTCCAAGAGCATCATGACCGTCAAGTACTCGCGCAAGGCCAGTCCTGCGCAGATGACCCGTTTCCAGGAAAACTTCAAGCGCAGCCTGATGCAGTTCTATGGCAACGCCTTGCTGGAATACAACAACCAGGGCATCACCGTTTCGCCGGCCAAGGACGAAAGCGGTACCCGCACCAGCGTCGACATGCAGGTCAAGGGCAACAACGGCGCGATCTATCCCGTGTCCTACACACTCGAGAAAATCAACGACGAGTGGAAGGTGCGCAACGTGATCATCAATGGCATCAACATCGGCAAGCTGTTCCGCGATCAGTTCGCCGACGCGATGCAGCGCAATGGCAATGACCTGGACAAGACCATCAACGGTTGGGCCGGTGAAGTCGCCAAGGCCAAGGAAGTGGCCGAAGACGCCAAAGAGAAGCAGGCACAATGA
- the mlaD gene encoding outer membrane lipid asymmetry maintenance protein MlaD, whose protein sequence is MQNRTLEIGVGLFLLAGILALLLLALRVSGLAPTASTDTYKLYANFDNIAGLTVRAKVTMAGVTIGKVTAIDLNREDFTGRVTLQLEKRVDNLPTDSTASILTAGLLGEKYIGISVGGEDTVLKDGGVIHDTQSSLVLEDLIGKFLLNTVSKDAK, encoded by the coding sequence ATGCAAAACCGCACCCTGGAAATCGGTGTCGGCCTTTTCTTGCTGGCTGGCATCCTGGCTTTGCTGCTGCTGGCCCTGCGGGTCAGTGGACTGGCGCCGACGGCAAGCACCGATACTTATAAACTTTACGCAAACTTTGACAATATCGCCGGTTTGACGGTCAGAGCCAAGGTAACCATGGCCGGTGTCACGATCGGCAAGGTCACGGCAATCGATCTGAATCGCGAGGATTTTACCGGTCGGGTGACGCTGCAGTTGGAAAAGCGCGTGGATAACCTGCCGACTGATTCCACTGCATCTATCCTCACGGCTGGTCTGCTGGGTGAGAAATACATCGGCATCAGCGTGGGTGGGGAAGACACCGTGCTCAAGGACGGTGGCGTCATCCACGACACGCAGTCGTCCCTGGTGCTCGAGGACCTGATCGGTAAATTCCTGCTCAATACCGTTAGCAAAGACGCCAAATGA
- a CDS encoding STAS domain-containing protein yields MSESAVRLGEAGVLMLSGVLDYRSGPALRKQGQALIKSVSAAEVVIDCSAVQKSSSVGLSLLLCFMRDAKAAGKTWSIRGMPEDMREIAQVSELTELLAHP; encoded by the coding sequence GTGAGTGAATCGGCCGTTCGTCTGGGTGAGGCTGGCGTGCTGATGCTCAGTGGCGTGCTGGATTACCGCTCCGGCCCGGCCCTGCGCAAGCAGGGCCAGGCGCTGATCAAGTCGGTCAGTGCCGCCGAGGTGGTCATTGACTGCTCGGCGGTGCAGAAGTCCAGCAGTGTCGGCCTGTCGCTGCTGCTGTGCTTCATGCGCGACGCCAAGGCTGCCGGCAAAACGTGGAGCATCCGTGGGATGCCCGAAGACATGCGCGAAATAGCCCAGGTCAGCGAGCTGACCGAGTTGTTGGCGCACCCCTGA
- the hisG gene encoding ATP phosphoribosyltransferase, with protein sequence MLTIALSKGRILDDTLPLLAEAGIVPTENPDKSRKLIIPTTQADVRLLIVRATDVPTYVEHGAADLGVAGKDVLMEYGGQGLYEPLDLQIARCKLMTAGKVGAPEPKGRLRVATKFVNIAKRYYAEQGRQVDIIKLYGSMELAPLIGLADKIIDVVDTGNTLRANGLEPQDFIADITSRLVVNKASMKMQHARIQALIDTLRKAVESRHRG encoded by the coding sequence ATGTTGACCATCGCACTGTCCAAGGGCCGCATCCTTGACGACACCCTGCCGCTTCTGGCTGAAGCGGGCATCGTGCCGACCGAGAATCCGGACAAGAGCCGCAAGCTGATCATCCCCACGACCCAGGCCGATGTGCGCTTGCTGATCGTGCGTGCCACCGATGTGCCAACGTACGTGGAACATGGCGCCGCCGACCTGGGCGTTGCCGGCAAGGACGTGCTGATGGAATATGGCGGCCAGGGCCTGTACGAGCCCCTGGACCTGCAGATCGCCCGCTGCAAGCTGATGACCGCCGGCAAAGTCGGCGCGCCGGAGCCCAAGGGGCGTTTGCGCGTGGCGACCAAGTTCGTCAACATTGCCAAGCGTTATTACGCCGAGCAGGGCCGTCAGGTCGATATCATCAAGTTGTACGGTTCGATGGAGCTGGCGCCGCTGATCGGCCTGGCGGACAAGATCATCGACGTGGTCGACACTGGCAACACCCTGCGGGCCAATGGCCTGGAACCCCAGGATTTCATCGCCGACATCACCTCCCGGCTGGTCGTCAACAAGGCTTCGATGAAAATGCAGCACGCCCGTATCCAGGCTCTGATCGATACCCTGCGCAAGGCAGTGGAATCGCGACACCGCGG